A section of the Ochotona princeps isolate mOchPri1 chromosome 19, mOchPri1.hap1, whole genome shotgun sequence genome encodes:
- the HBEGF gene encoding proheparin-binding EGF-like growth factor encodes MKLLPSAVLKLFLAAVLSSLVTGDSLERLRRGLAAATSNPDPPTGATDQLLSTGGARGREVLDLENTDLYRAAFSSQPQALATPSKEERGKKKKKGKGLGKKRDPCLKKYKDFCIHGECKYLKELRAPSCICHPGYHGERCHGLSLPVENRLYTYDHTTILAVVAVVLSSVCLLVIVGLLMFRYHRRGGYDVENEEKVKLGMTNSH; translated from the exons ATGAAGCTGCTGCCGTCGGCGGTGCTGAAGCTCTTTCTGGCTGCAG TGCTGTCCTCGCTGGTGACTGGTGACAGCTTGGAACGGCTTCGGAGGGGGTTGGCAGCTGCAACCAGCAACCCAGACCCTCCCACTGGAGCTACGGATCAGCTGCTGTCTACAGGAGGTGCCCGAGGCCGGGAAGTACTGGACTTGGAAAACACAGATCTGTACAGAG CTGCGTTCTCCTCCCAGCCACAAGCTCTGGCCACACCAAGCAAGGAGGAGcgtgggaagaaaaagaagaaaggcaagGGGTTAGGAAAGAAGAGAGACCCGTGTCTGAAGAAATACAAAGACTTCTGCATCCATGGGGAATGCAAGTACCTGAAGGAGCTCCGAGCGCCCTCCTGCAT CTGCCACCCAGGTTACCATGGAGAGAGGTGCCACGGGTTGAGCCTCCCGGTGGAAAATCGCCTGTACACCTATGACCATACAACCATCCTGGCCGTGGTGGCCGTGGTGCTCTCATCTGTGTGTCTGCTTGTCATCGTGGGGCTACTCATGTTTAG GTACCATAGGAGAGGAGGTTACGACGTGGAAAATGAGGAGAAGGTGAAGTTGGGCATGACGAATTCCCACTAA